From the genome of Arthrobacter sp. SLBN-122:
AACTGTGAGCGGCGGTCTCGTTGCCCTGCTCGACGACGTTGCGGCCCTTGCCCGGATTGCGGCAGCCTCGGTTGACGACGTCGCCGCCGGCGCCGCAAAGGCGGGGGCCAAGGCCGCCGGCGTAGTGATAGACGACGCCGCCGTCACCCCCCAGTACGTTTCAGGGGCGGACCCATCCCGCGAACTGCCCATGATCAAACGGATCTTCTGGGGCTCCATCCGGAACAAGCTGCTGATCATCCTGCCGGCACTGCTGCTCATCAGCGCCTTCATCCCGGGTGTCATTCCCTACATCCTCATGCTGGGCGGCACCTACCTCTGCTATGAGGGCGCGGAGAAGGTCTGGCACAAACTCCGCGGCAGTCACCATGAGGACGAGGAGTCCCCGTCAGTGGAACGCGGGCCCGATGCCGAGGCCAAGGTTGTCAAGGGAGCCATCACCACGGATTTCATCCTGTCCTGCGAGATCATGGTGATCTCGATGAACGAGGTGGCAGCGGAGTCCATCTGGGTCCGTGCCTTCATCCTGGTCATGGTGGCATTCGCCATCACGGTGCTCGTGTACGGTGCCGTGGCACTGATCGTCAAAATGGACGACATCGGAATACACCTGGCTGCCAAGGACTCTGCCCGTTCCCAGCGCTTCGGCAGGCTCCTGGTGAGAGGCATGCCGGCCGTGCTGGCCGCGATTACCTTCGTCGGCACCATCGCGATGCTCTGGGTTGGTGGCCACATCATGCTGCAGGGGGCACACGACCTCGGCTGGCACGCGCCCTACGACCTGGTCCACGCCATTGAGTCCCCGGCAGCATCGGTT
Proteins encoded in this window:
- a CDS encoding DUF808 domain-containing protein, whose protein sequence is MSGGLVALLDDVAALARIAAASVDDVAAGAAKAGAKAAGVVIDDAAVTPQYVSGADPSRELPMIKRIFWGSIRNKLLIILPALLLISAFIPGVIPYILMLGGTYLCYEGAEKVWHKLRGSHHEDEESPSVERGPDAEAKVVKGAITTDFILSCEIMVISMNEVAAESIWVRAFILVMVAFAITVLVYGAVALIVKMDDIGIHLAAKDSARSQRFGRLLVRGMPAVLAAITFVGTIAMLWVGGHIMLQGAHDLGWHAPYDLVHAIESPAASVPVAGGLLGWLVNTVCSAVLGLAWGLVVLAVVGPLMKVLPFGKAKGGHKEGAAAAGNAGLGPEESHS